The Deinococcus sedimenti genome segment CACGTCCAGCCGCCCGTGCGCCCGGACCGTCTCCTGCACAGCGCGGTCCAGGTCCGCTCCGCTCGTCACGTCCCCCACGACCACCTGCACCCGCGTGCCCGCGTTCAGGCGCTCCCGGGCGCGCTCCAGGTCGGCGGCGGTACGGGCCATCAGGGTCACGTTCGCACCGCGCTCCAGCAGCTCGTGGGCCAGCGCCAGCCCCAGCCCGCGCGACCCGCCGGTAATCAGGGCCGCGCGGCCCGTCAGGTCGTAGGGCGCGCGCAGGGCGCGGCGGGCCGCCACCGCCCCCACCGCCGCCGTCAGAAGCAGTCGTTTCGGAAGTCGCATGCCCGCAGTGTGACCGTCCCCGCACGGACCGGTCTGCTGCGTGAAGTGCAGGACAACGCCAGCACCGCAACACGGTAAAGGACCGTCCCATCCTCCGTTCACACCGGGCGGAAGAAACGCCGCCCCACCTGACCCTCGCGGGCCGGTGGTCCCGGCGGGGCGAGAATCGCGCAGGACGCGAAGGCGCGCTCCTGCCTCGGCGTGCTGCCCGGCGTGGGAATCAGGTGTCCCGTGGGCTCAGCTTCTCTCCGGCTCGCGGCCCGTCGGTGCGCGCCGCAGTGTTCACGTTCACCCTGGGGCCACCCCGCCTCGGGGCGCCGCGTCCAACTGCGGACCTGCTCAGGGGTTCGCTCGGCTGGGCCGCTCGGCGACTCCACAGGATTCAGAGGTCTGGAGGGTGCACCTCCAGACCTCTGAATCCTGCCGTCAGGACGTGAGGGGCGTGGCGGCCTGCGCGTCGGAGCGCACGAACCACACGTACCCTTCAAAGGACCGGCGGCGGTCTTTCATGGCGACTTTTTCCTTGATCATGCCCGCCATCGGGCCGAAGGGGGAGCGGAAGCGGACCTCGCAGCCGCCGGAGGCCTCGCACGCGTCACTCAGGGTCTGGATGTCCTGCGCCCACACGCCGGTGGCCGGTACGGCCGGTGCGGCGACAATCACGAGGCGCTTGTTGGGCAGCGCCGTATACGTTCCTTGCAATTCAAGCATCCATGACGCTACCAGTTCCTCCGGTCGAGGAATAGGACCCACGGGGGATTGTGACTCAGGAGACCGGCGCCGGGTCGCCGAGGTGCTCGCGGGTCAGTTTGGCGGTCAGTCGGTCGAGTTCACGCTGGTCTGCAGGAGCGGCGGCGGCGGCGCGCCGGTCGTCGTCGCTGACCGGACGGTACTTGAGGCTCCAGCGGGTGATCTCCAGCAGGATGGGCAGCAGGTCGATGCCCTGCTGGGTCAGGCGGTAGATGACTTTCTGGCGGTGGGTCTGGTCGCCGCTGCGGCTGATGAGACCGCTGGCCACGAGCATCTGGAGGCGGTCGGCCAGGACGTTGGAGGAGATGCCCTCGGCGGAGCTCAGCAGTTCGCGGAAGTGACGTTTGCCGCCAAACATCAGGTCGCGGATGATCAGCAGGGTCCAGCGGTCCCCGAACAGGTCGAGTCCCAGGCTGACCGGGCAGCCCGAGCGGGTCCGGTCTGCAGTCATGGCGGCGTCCTCACGGCTGGCATGGTGGCACCGTGCCGAGCTCCATGCAACTGGTTGTAAAATAAAAGCAGTTCGGTGATCCCAACCCGGCTCGAGGAGTCCAGCATGCGCGACCAGATCCCACCCCACCCCGTCCCCGCCGCCGCTCCCACACCGAACGACCAGCGCCGCCATGATCCCGCCCAGGCCACTCACCGGCCCGTGACAGCGGTGTTCAGTTCCACCCTGGAGCCAACAGCACGCC includes the following:
- a CDS encoding winged helix-turn-helix transcriptional regulator; translated protein: MTADRTRSGCPVSLGLDLFGDRWTLLIIRDLMFGGKRHFRELLSSAEGISSNVLADRLQMLVASGLISRSGDQTHRQKVIYRLTQQGIDLLPILLEITRWSLKYRPVSDDDRRAAAAAPADQRELDRLTAKLTREHLGDPAPVS